In Zingiber officinale cultivar Zhangliang chromosome 3A, Zo_v1.1, whole genome shotgun sequence, the DNA window CATAGCTTCCAAAtagctaaaatctatttacaGAAAGTCTAAGTCTCACATTATGTAGTTCTATTGCAAAAGAGAGAAATGTTGTATTAAGATGTTTCCATACAAGGGAGTCATAAGGATAACACATTATATCTCCTTTATGTACATGATTTTGATGTCACCTCATATGTCTTGCTATTGCAGTAGATGCATACAAGTGTTGGAGCCTAGCAGTTAATGGGAAGTAATACATGACTTTCAAGggaatacttttctttttcttcctaagCATGCAACTACTTTTCTTATAACGAGGGTAATTACACATTCTGCATTCCATCAATTTGCTATCTTTATTATTCCAAAAGATTATGTAATTATTGATacaataattaattttttctacTGACAAATCCaaacctctaatcaatttatttgtattgtagaagctatcagtcatgtAGTTATCAATGGGGAGTAACTcagacatcaattgacatatgtcatcataACATCATTTAGAGAAATGATGTTCTTCCTTCATGTTCAGTAATCTTACAGTAGATAACagttgagaatgaccagaaggaatgccttctcacaattctctttcactagcctttaacatgtcaTACATTTTCTGAACTTCAGATGTAAGTGTTTTCTCTATATTTGATTGATCATATGCATTTACTACGTCATAAACTATTGATTGCATTGTATTAATGGGCCTTGATGATTCCTCTAGAGCAATCGAACAGGATGATGAAGTAACGAAAGGTCTAATTTGGTAAAATACAAACGGTTCTCCATGATAATAcaaattataataatttagaaCAAACTCATATATACATATATGTGTATTCACTGTATCCTCATCACAAAAAATTATATTTCTACATCTGTACTGATTATGTGGACACTTTAACTTGGCACCATTCAAACATTCTGGATGAAACTTAGcgaagttcacaaactcttcaaccccagtaaaaaattcttgattaatAAATCTATTGAATTGTACATCCAACCCTTATTCATATATAGTGTATCCTAATGAGAATAAGTTTTCCAACATGAttatgttggtgcaagttgcattaataatcaaactcagattttgatgtatTATAAAGTTTAAAGTTAGGTTATATTGTGATCTAATCCTTTTACCAAGTATGCACGATACGAACTTGATGGGTCTAAAGGACCGAAACACCAAgatgaagtctagctaggttgatagctgacatgaagtccagattggttgagatctagCTGGAGCAAGACTAGTTGGGTTGATAATTGGCTGAAgtctagattggttgagatctggtAAAAAATCCTAATGAGTCAAGGGACATGACATCAAGGAAGTCTGCGAttagtaagtggaggtaagcaactgaaggagagatccaatgaggacGCATTCCTAGTTAAGGGAATAATAGGCGTTGATCCTACCTAGaatttcagtgaaactcaaagtcagaattgGACAGCCCAAAGACTGTCAAATATATTACTCATTTTTATATTATTGCTTATTATACTAACTTTATGATATAGGAAAGCAAAAGGCAGGTATAAAGGGTTTCAAATGCCCGGACTTGGTCCAGACACCCAGAGGTCCAAGCGCTCGAAGGTGGTTCAGGCACCCGGGCAAGGGGTGAAGCCAGTGACGACTAATTGATGTGACAGAAGATGAGTGGATGGCACACCTCAGGGTCCAAGCGCCTAGATTGGTCCAGACGCCTAGAGATGGATAAAAGTTTCGGAGATAAAATTTTGACGAGGTGCAGTCACGTCAGCACTTCAAGCGCCCGAGGGTGGTCCGAGCACCCAAAGATGGCCTATGAAAAGGACTTCAACCAGTAGCTCCAAAACATCAATTGCTCCAACTTTTGTCCTCAGACGATGCTCCGAGAAGCTCTCCACGACATCGAAAAGTCGCTCCGACAACTGATACTCAAGTTAATACTCTACTTATTATCGGTACATTTTTGTTTATTACTTTGCACTTAAAGTCATTATATCTATTCAAGTTGATAGTGGATTGCTCAACAAAAGCACTCAGCGAGTGTAGGTCTTGGAGTATAAGTCActaaaagctccgaaccaagtaaaaaaagacTTGTATTAGCAATTGtctttgtgttcttttctttatttattttccacTGTGTATTCTCGTAATTTTAGAAAAAACGATGAATGCTATTCATCTCCTCCTCTTTAGCGTTTTTTCAATCCTACATATTAagcatgtaaaactaaacatgcttatattTAGATCATTCTATTTAATTTAACGTGTAAAACTAAGCATATTCAACCATTGTACATAATGCTTGGCTAATATAGTAACATGCTCAACGTGCTAAATAGGATGGAAATGTAAGTTCCTGTAAATCTCTAAAATTGCTTCACAATACTGAAAACTAGCAttcaaaatgaacataataaactAGCATTCAAAATGCCTTCTACAAAttgaaataaaagaaacaaacaacCAATTTATGGATTAGCATTCAAGAACAAAAATAGTGTGAAAATAATATGCTAACTGCCGTCCTAACCAGAAATTCCACTAATAAGTATACATCATATTAACTTTTAATAaccaaattttgaaattcaagaaTAAGAAGTGCAAATTTGGATCGGCAGAAAGTAATTATAATAACATTATCTGTGCCGGCGTAGCAGTGTCGGGCACGACAGTGCTTGGGATCGACAAAGCACTGCCAGGTGCGACAGTGCTAGGCATCGATAGAACACTGCCAAGCCAGGCGTTTCTCAGCGCTGGAAGAGCACTGCAGGGCACAATGGTGCTCCATGTCAATAGAGCACAAGGCCTGGTGGTGCTCAGGGCCGGGCCTGGCAATGCTTGGTGCTGCCAGAGCACTACTGGGCGTAGCAATGCTCGAAGCCGACAGAGTACTTCCCGGCCTGGCGGTGCTCGGGTCGGTAGAGCACTGTTGGGCGCGGCGGTGCTTGGCGCCGACAGTCGTGGAGAAATGAGAAAGGGATAGAGGGAGAGGAAGATACTTGCATGAGGGTGGGGAGATCGCCGATTGCTGATGGAGGAGAGTATGATGGAGGACGAGAGTATGCCGGAGGAGGGATTGCCGATTGTTGATCGTCGATAGCCTAAGAATGATGATCGCGAAAAGAAAGATAGGGGATGCAAATCCTAATATCTTTCCAAATTAGCAACGAAATATTGACTCATCACGAATAGCAACGATGAAATAACTTATCTGTCGTTATATATATAGGTATTAAATTAAAAACCTCCTAGCTAAATAGTATGTTATCCATCACTACTAGCGACGGTTTGTGTGCGACCATGAGCGATGCATAGACGTGTCATTGCCGGCTCGATTTCACTAAAAAAAATGTCATTTATTCTCTCTCTCCTTCCGCCTTTTATTCAAAACTTCTGCATGGgaaattttccaaattaaaatctccctcgtCGCTTTCTCTCTCTCGCTCCCTCCGTTGTCCGTCGTTCGTCGGATCTCGCGCTCCTGCAGGGAAAGTTTCACACCCATCTTCAGTCTCACAGTTGTTGTGAGAGCTTACCACCTCTCTCCATTCCCAATGGTAAttcgtttcattttaatttgttattccCCACCattatatcatatatatatattagaaggaTTAATACTATAACGTGTAGGGACGACGCCAGCTACAAACGCCTGTAGGCTACAACTACGTCTGTGcgttagctgctacacgttgtagcagctacaaatgTGAAGTAGCCACTTGACAAGTCATTTTTTTAGCTACATTTTCTAGCAGATATTACCCCTGCAAATATTTAAGTTCATGTATATCAATttggtaaaaaattatttgaaattatttttttactaatGCAGTACCTTTGCTTTGCTTCTAAACATTGCAGCAGCTACTTCGCAGCAAACTGTCCTTGTAGCTGCTataacttgtagcagctaacttggaatGGTGGTCGTAAAAGAAAGGAAGGATTTATGCTACGACATGCAAGGCCAACGCCTGCTACAAATGCTTGcagccacttggactttcctttgctgctaaaagttatagcagctacttcgactgttaactgctacaccttgaagcagctaactctccatgtaactgctacaacttgtagcaaccgcttggtaagtcatttttttagtagctatattttctagcagatattaaccctaaaaatatttttgtagctgtatatcaacttgctaaaaaattaaattagaatgAAACGAATTACCATTGGGAATGGAGAGAGGTGGTAAGCTCTCACAGCAACTATGAGATTAAAGATGCTGGTGAAACTTTTCCGGCAGGAGCACGAGGTCTGACGGATGACTGAGACGGAgggagcgagagagagagagagctgcgagggagattttaatttgaaaaatttcCTACGCAGAAATTTTGAATAGAATGGGAAAAGGAAGAGAGAATAAATGACATTTTTTTTGTAACGAAATCGAGCTAGCAACACCACATCTACGCGTCGCTCACAGTCGCACATAAAGCATCGCTctgcatatcaaatatatatatatatatatatatatatataagcatcgctctgcatatcaaatatatatatatatatataattaaatttgattaaaattgtAATATAAAACTACCAATTCACACACCGCAACTCATCGACTCTCTCAATCTGCCTTCATCATGAAGGTTTGAGATTGTCAATCGTTTTCGGCAGTCAAAGTCCAGCATCGTTCCTTCCTTACAAGCCACAATTTAGCTACTAAGAGGAACGTAATTAAGGAGGCCGGAAACTGTAACCAGGGCACAAGATATTTTCTTTGATGAATTCCTTCAAAGAAATAGGAAGGAAGACACTaaattgtttttttaaataattcaagTATCTTGCTAGACTgcctgccttttttttttttgataaaaaaactgCCTGCCTGTTGTACCATGGCTTGGGAAATTATGTATGTCTTTCTATTAAAAATATTCAGAATTGAAGTAAAAACCTAGTACATGTTTATCATCTCGCGTAATATCAATCACAAGTATAATACAATTCAACAATATTggaaattaaatacaaaataatttatAACAAATTCAATCTTTATATTGATCAACTCTTTTAATCCCATGCATCTTTCTATCGACATTAATCGATCCAAAGCTAACTGCAATGCCCTTCCTCAAGCCGCAAAGCAGGCAAAGAGATGAAGGCGGTGGCGGTGGTGGTGGCGGTAGCCATCTTCGATGACGTCGTGGACAACGTGGCGGAAGTGGCCGACGGCGCAGGGGATGACGATAGGCCCCGTCTGTTCATACCCGTACTCGGCGGCAGCCTCATCCAGAAGCTCCGCGAAGAGCGGATGGGAGAGGCAAGCCACCGGCACCACGAACCGTCGTTGTTCCTCCCCTTCGGGTCCCACCCTCAACGCCATCCACCCCTTTCTGGGTGGCTTTCCCTCCTCCACCTCCTTCTCGTGGTGGCCGCCGCCCAGGTGCGGCATGTGAAATCGGAATAATTTCCAGACGACCTTGATTTCTCCAGCCGCTGCCTCTTTTTCTTGATGATTCCCAGCCGCTCTCATGCAGCCAAGCGAACCAGAAACAGAGCAGGAGAAGacaacgggggagatagatagagagagagaaagagaattaTCAGGAGCTAGAGAGAGAAAGGCCAGGGATCGGAGCTGGAGATGGCGAGGCGGAAGAGGGCGAGGGAGGAGTCACGGAGAGGTGTGGGGACGTTGGACATGGTTTACGACGTGACTCGTTTTTCTTTTCCGGCACGAACCAAAATGGGATTCCAGTAGGGCTACGGGAGATGAGATCATGCGGAGCTAGGGATTTTTATAGATCGGAAAGGAAGAGAATTGAAGGTAGGTCGATTTGTTTCGGTGCTAAGCGAGGAAGGTGGGAATTACCGAATTAGGATAGAAATGTTTTCGCAGTCCGACCCCGCGGCCGTTGACTTTTCTTTTCTTCCGCGGCTCGACTTCGTCATCGCTGTATGCGTCGACGTTGAGGCGGCAAATGGATTCGTATTACGAAAGTTTCATCATactttccccttttatttttatttttattttttaaaataattttctcaaatcattttaaataaatatttattgacTAAAACATTTACCGATTATAATTTTTAGTGGAGAGAAATTTCGTGGGTCGGTAAGCTAATAAATTAATTCCGAATTGGGCGACGAAAATTCTACGAAGCCTTTTTCTCATAAAATTTCTTTTGGGAGAGTTTATAGATATCCGAATCAATATTAAATGtgagataaaaataaatattctaaaaataCGGTGACTCTGGAACCCCCTCAATCGTTTTAGAAAGTCAACCATGTGTATCCAATTTAGAATTCTGgacttttttagaaaaaaaatacaaagtcTACTATCCTGACCTTTTCTGctttccttttatttatttatttatttattaattcttTTCAAACTA includes these proteins:
- the LOC122053820 gene encoding auxin-responsive protein SAUR32-like; this encodes MRAAGNHQEKEAAAGEIKVVWKLFRFHMPHLGGGHHEKEVEEGKPPRKGWMALRVGPEGEEQRRFVVPVACLSHPLFAELLDEAAAEYGYEQTGPIVIPCAVGHFRHVVHDVIEDGYRHHHRHRLHLFACFAA